TCCAAGCAAATTGTTCCGCAACAATACGAACTTCCAATACATCGTTTGTTTTAGAAATGTCTATGCGATTAGCCCAAACAGGCAAGGAGAAAACGAAGAGTTCTACTAATTCAATCGCAGCAATAATAAGCGTAAGATACAAGATAAATTTTGTTTTTGCTCCTGTGTAATTCGCTTGTGGGTTTTTTGATTGACGAAAACGGATGAGCACATAAACATAGTACACTGTCCATCCAATGAAGAGTGCAAACATCAGCCAGTGGATTTTGTAAATCAGTTCGTCAATGAGATGCCCGTGAGCAGAGGTAATAGGCGGTAATTTGAGAAGTTCTTCCACAGTTTTTTTTGATATTAAAAGTTACATTATTTGTTTACAATTCGTTTGCGAATGTAAAAGAAAAGAGTGATGAATCCGGAGAAAACAAATCCGGTAAAACCTAACATTGTAACAACAGCATTATTCATTCCGTCGAGCACAGGAGATTGAGCGTTTCCGTAACAGACGGGACACGATGCAACCGTTGATGAAACGAAAAGAATTGTGACGAGCAATTGAATGAAATATTTTGAAAAAGTATTCATCAGTAAAAACTAATGTGTTTCAATTTTTTGAGAAAACGAAATTCGTAAATAATCAACGAGACACCGAATGTT
This Ignavibacteria bacterium DNA region includes the following protein-coding sequences:
- a CDS encoding cytochrome c oxidase subunit II, translated to MEELLKLPPITSAHGHLIDELIYKIHWLMFALFIGWTVYYVYVLIRFRQSKNPQANYTGAKTKFILYLTLIIAAIELVELFVFSLPVWANRIDISKTNDVLEVRIVAEQFAW